The region atgcacggcgaaacggaaaaaaaatcattgtgcgacaaaatcgaaaaaaaaaatgccattttgtaacttttgggggcttccgtttttacgcagtacatttttcggtaaaaatgacaccttatcattattctgtaggtccatacggttaaaatgatccccgtcttatataggtgattttgtcgcacttctggaaaaaatcataactacatgcaggaaaatttagacgtttaaaaatgtcatcttctgacccttataacttttttatttttccatgtacggggcggtttgaggactcattttttgcgccgtgatctgaagtttttttatcggtatgatttttgttttgatcggactttttgatcactttttattcattttttaatggtataaaaagtgtccaaaatacgcttttttggactttggaatttttttgcgcgtacgccattgaccgtgcggtttaattaatgatatatttttatagttcggacatttacgcacgcggcgataccacatatgttaattttttttttacactgttttatttttttttatgggaaaaggggggtgattcaaacttttattagggaaggggttaaatgacctttattaacactttttttttacattttttttgcagtgttataggtcccatagggacctataacactgcacacactgatctcttatactgatcattgttatcctatagggacctataacactgcacacactgatctcttatactgatcattgttatcccatagggacctataacactgcacacactgatctcttatactgatcattattatcccatagggacctataacactgcacacactgatctctcatcctgatcacaggcgtgtattaacacgcctgtgatcagtgttatcggcacttgactgctcctgcctagatctcaggcatggagcagtcattcgtcgatcggacaccgaggaggcaggtaagggccctcccggtgtccggtcagctgttcgggacgccgcgatttcaccgcggcggtcccgaacagcccgactgagcagccgggtcactttcactttagaagcggcggtcagctttgaccgccgcttctaaagggttaataccacacatcgccgcgatcggcgatgtgtggtattagtcgcgggtcccggccgttgatgagcgccgggaccgacgcgatatgatgcaggatcgcggtgcgatcccacttcatatcgcgggagccggcgcagggcgtagatatacgtcctgcgtcgttaaggacccaaccattttacaccttaggacccggccattttttgcaattctgaccactgtcactttaaacattaataactctgatgctttttgttatcattctgattccgagattgttttttcgtgacatattctactttaacttagtggtaaaattttgtggtatcttgcatcctttcttggtgaaaaatcccaaaatttgatgaaaaatttgaaaattttgcatttttctaactttgaagctctctgcttgtaaggaaaatcgatATGACCTTTAGCCCCAAATCcatatatttatttctatatttcctggacaccgtgggtataggtgtcagTTGGGCGTCTCAGGTGTTTGTGGTGACTAGTCTGACAAGAGCCTTTCCGATTTGATCTATATTAAtctatttttttccccttaaaggggtactccggtggaaaacttttaaaaaaatttttttttaaatcaactggtgccagaaagttagatttgtaaattactactattaaaaaatcttaatccttcctgtacttattagctgctgaatactacagaggaaattattttctttttggaacacagagctctctgctgacatcatgaccacagtgctctctgctgacatctctgtccattttaggaactgtccagagtagcgtatgtttgctatggggattttcttctactcttgacagttcttaaaatggacagagatgtcagcagagagcactgtggtcatgtgtTCCAAAACTAaaagaattacctctgtagtgttcagcagctaataagtactggaatgattaagattttttaatagaagtaatatacaaatctgttgaactttctggcaccagttgatttaaattaaaaaaaagttttccaccagagtacccctttaacacagcgaGTGTTTATAGTGAAATGTAACAAAATATTTATTCCCCTAACCCTGACATATTTATAAAtctcccatatgtggctctagCGCATCACATGACTCCGGCCTCAGACATGACGGAGCACCGTGTGGATTTTCAGGCCTCCTTTTCGTCAGGATACTTTGTCGACATCGTATCAAGTTGCAGAGGCTTCAGgggcacaaatatatatttttttcttttaaaatgattttattagaattttttgagAATACAGAACTCCAGACATTTCAGACATTTCATACATTAAAGTACAAGACTATTAGGCGTGTAAACTATTTATCACATTCATACGAAGCTTTTGATGAATTTTTGGATCATCTAGAGATTATGTCATAgaaaagaaatatataaatatatataaatatatatataaacagaaaATATAAATTGTAACAACAAATAGAAACAGAAGGCATGAAACGCTTATTACCTCTAATGATCAGTGTGTTCTAAGGTAAGTCAGCCAACAGTAGCTGGAATATATTATGAATTATATATATCCTGAAATAATGAGGATCTGATTAACTGAGAGCtgcaataattttttattttttttttgggggggggggggggggggtagggggataAGTTGATATATTCAATGGGACTACTTTTGAGCATATaatatacactgctaaaaaataaaaaaataaagggaacactgcgataacacatcctagatctgaatgaatgaactaatcgtatgaaatactttcctctttacatagttgaatgcgctgacaacaaaatcacacaaaaattatcaatggaaatcaaatgtatcaacccatggaggtctggatatggagtcacactcaaaatcacagtggaaaaccccactacaggccgatccaactttatgtaatgtccttaatacaagtcccaatgatgttcagtagtgtgtgtggcctccacgtgcccgtatgacctccctacaatgcctgggcatgatcctgatgaggtggaggatggtctcctgagggatgtcctcccagacctggactaaagcatctgccaactcctggacagtctgtggtggatggagcgagacgtcccagatgtgctcaatcggattcaggggaacgggcggccggtccatagcatcaatgccttcctcttgtaggaactgctgacacactccagccacatgaggtctagcattgtcttgtattaggaggaacccaaccgcaccagcatatggtctcacaaggggtctgaggatctcatctcggtacctaatggcagccaggctacctctggcaagcacatggagggctgtgcggccccccaaagaaatgtcaccccacaccattactgacccaccgccaaaccggtcatgttggaggatgttgcaggcagtagaacgttctccacggcatctccagactctgtcacgtctgtcatatgtgctcagtgtgaacctgttttcatctgtgaagagcacagggcgccagtggtgaatttgccaatcttggtgttcttggcaaatgccaaacatcatgcAAGGTGttcggctgtaagcacaacccccgcctgtggatgtcgggccctcatacagtctatttctgaccatttgagtggacacatgcactttAGTGGCCTGCTGgatgtcattttgcagggctctggcagtgctcctcctgctcctctttgcacaaaggaggaggtagcggtcctgctgctggcttGCTGCCCGCTTACGGCCtgctccacgtctcctgatgtactgtcctGTCTCATGGCagcgcttccatgctctggacactacgctgacagacacagcaaaccttaccacagctcgcattgatgtgccatcctggatgagctgcactacctgagccacttgtgtgggttgtagactccgtctcatgctaccactagagtgaaagcaccgtcagCATTTAAAAGTAAGcaaaacatcaaccaggaagcataggaactgagaggtggtctgtggtcaccacctgcagaaccacacctTTACTGGGGGCgtcttgctaattacctataatttccacctgttgtctgttccatgtgaaattgattgtcaatcagtgttcttcctgagtggacagtgggatctcacacaagtgccagtgacttggagttacattgtgtagtTTAAGTGTTcccgtgttccctttatttattttttttgaacagtgtataattttatatatatatttagtctttttttcaattattattacacatttatttacatatttgtatAACTTTACtgatcacacattatacacatctgtACTGCACTGTTTTATGCTCAAGCCTGATCGGCTTTCGTAGTCACGACAAAAGAAGCCATTGTCAATCCTCTGCTTGCCATGGCTACTATTAGCACCCAGTGATTACTTTGTGGGGCACAAAGGGAGCTCCCTCTCTAACACTAATATTTGCTGCACTCAAACTAACAGCAGCATtagggttaactcaggatcggaGAGAAGCTCCTCCCATCGCTTTACCGACTGAAGCaccaaggggggagggggaggagtaggAGACCCCACAACTGTGACTACTATTGGTCTGTCAGTACTGCCGGGCAGGGGAGGCTGTAGGTGGTCCTTGGCTGGCTTCACTAACCTGTCACAGCGCCCGGCAGCACTGCGACACTTTATTTCAATCAGGGAAAATGTAAGTGGTGTTGCAGCaggtcagccttttttttttattagttacaCGTAACCGATAttacaggaaggggttaatgtgagttTTAAAATCTGATttcaatgtaaaacattttctgCATATAAAACATCATTGTTGATTTTTCCCTATGTGACATCTCTGATGAATCCTTAGTTGTCCTCCagtaataaaacatttcccacattctgaacatgaatacggcttttctcctgtgtgaattctctcatgtgtaACAAGCACTGATTTAcaattaaaacatttcccacattctgaacaagaatatggcttctctcctgtgtgaattctcacaTGTGACACAAGACCTGATTTAGTgttaaaacatttctcacattctgaacatgaatatggcttttcccctgtgtgaattctttcatGTGACACAAGATGATATTTagctgtaaaacatttcccacattctgaacatgaatatggcttctctcctgtgtgaattctttcatGTGAACCAAGCTCATATTTacttttaaaacatttcccacattctgaacatgaatatggcttctctcctgtatgaattctctcatgtttaacaagatctgatttcttataaaaacatttcccacattctgaacatgaaaatggcttcactCCTGTGTGAATTTGCTCATGTTTAAGAAGATCTGATTTATtataaaaacatttcccacattctgagcatgaaaatggcttctctcctgtgtgaattattTTATGCAAACCAAGATTTGACTTGTCTGaaaaacatttgccacattccgaacatgaatatggcttttctcctgtgtgaattcgttCATGTCTAACAAGACATGATTTacttataaaacatttcccacattctgaacatgaatatggcttctcccctgtgtgaattcttctgTGTCTAAAAAGATGTGATCTTTTACTAAAATCTTTGCCACATTCATCACATTGAATCCTTTTCCCTCCTTTCTGCtctgtccttgtggtaacaatgtgttggtcaggagaaggttcctcatgatcaggtggattattataggatagatctgggatggacattaggggtaaggaggtcttctcctgaggagcgctccatcatatcttcatcttctcctttatcattcagggataacatgaagtttccctcagaattcttactgggattttctgttgggATAAAAATGGATTATgggaaatgtataaaatattattaGGTTGGAAACACACATGAAGTTTTGCTGCAGTTTTTGATGGTCacctgaccccagaagagaggagaTGATCCCCCTTTatagttttcttcttttttggggTCACTCCGGGCACTGACTCTAGGGAATGTTCACCAGAGATTTTTAGGTGGACCCCAGCATTGTGTTTGGTTGCACTTTCCTGACTATGCTCCGCCTCTTCCTGAGAACGATTCCTGACATCCTCCTCTGACCCTTTAGGTGACAAGTTCTTTCTGTCCACAGGATCCCCTTTCCCTGGATGTTTTTCCTCCATGGCCCCATTCATGGTCGACTCCACACAACTGCACAAGGTTGGGAGAGACATCCGGGCCCCAATGACCTCACTCCAAGTCCTCACATCACTGGATTGTCCCAGAAAATGTGGATTCACACTGAGACCGATCCCCAGAAAACTCATCCCTGGATTTTATGTTCCAGAGTCAGAAGTCTTGTGTCCGTACAGGGTAGATCAGATCATGGGGGCCGAGATCTAATAAAGGGgccgtatactgtatatacacaacctccatatattgtggggccatatactgtatatacaacctccatatattgtggggccatatactgtatatacacacaacctccatatattgtggggccatatactgtatatatacacacaacctccatatattgtggggccatatactgtatatatacacacaacctccatatatggtggggccatatactgtatatatacaacctccatatattgtggggccatatactgtatatatacacacaacctccatatattgtggggccatatactgtatatatacacacaaccttcatatattgtggggccatatgctgtgtatatatacacacaacatatattgtggggccatatactgtatatataccacctccatatattgtggggccatatactgtatatatacaacctccatatattgtggggccatatactctatatatacaacctccatatattgtggggccatatactgtacatatacaacctccatatattgtggggccatatactgtacatatataccctccatatattgtgaggccatatactgtatatatacaacctccatatattgtgggcccatatactgtatatatacaacctccatatattgtgggcccatatactgtatatatacaacctccatatattgtggggccatatactgtatatacaacctccatatattgtgggaccatatactgtatatatacaacctcaatATATTGTGGggtcatatactgtacatatacaacctctatattgtggggccatatactgtatatatacaatctccatatagtgtatatacaacctccatatattgtggggtcatatactgtatatatacaacctccgtATATTGtgtggccatatactgtatatacacaacctccatatattgtggggccata is a window of Hyla sarda isolate aHylSar1 unplaced genomic scaffold, aHylSar1.hap1 scaffold_3330, whole genome shotgun sequence DNA encoding:
- the LOC130330304 gene encoding gastrula zinc finger protein XlCGF17.1-like, whose translation is MSIPDLSYNNPPDHEEPSPDQHIVTTRTEQKGGKRIQCDECGKDFSKRSHLFRHRRIHTGEKPYSCSECGKCFISKSCLVRHERIHTGEKPYSCSECGKCFSDKSNLGLHKIIHTGEKPFSCSECGKCFYNKSDLLKHEQIHTGVKPFSCSECGKCFYKKSDLVKHERIHTGEKPYSCSECGKCFKSKYELGSHERIHTGEKPYSCSECGKCFTAKYHLVSHERIHTGEKPYSCSECEKCFNTKSGLVSHVRIHTGEKPYSCSECGKCFNCKSVLVTHERIHTGEKPYSCSECGKCFITGGQLRIHQRCHIGKNQQ